The genomic stretch GTTCCTAATTTAGTTTCATACTATGGGGTTATAAGggagataatcttgttagattactATATAGTTTAGATTCCAATTTTCAAATGTGATTGGGCAAATGCCCCTAATGGTGTTAGGATGGAGGATAGTCTTACTTTAGTTAATCTACACCAAAGGCAATGGTCTGTTGGTAGAGACCCTTTTATTTTAGCCTCACAAGCTAAATAGGTCTTCTACTCAAGAGAACATGATTCTTCCAATTGGTATGTGGTGATTAGGGCACCCCCTAGAGGTTTTTATGAcatggaaaattatgatgagaagGAATTCATTCCTATAATGTTTGAAGTTACTGAATCAAGGTTACATAATGTAGTAGAAGAAGATCAATATGTTAGAGATGATTGTGAGGGTATATTAGTttgattattgttgtgtttttttgtaaattgtagaaGATGTTGCACTTGACACTTAGAATTTTTATTTCTTTGCTGCCAAGAAtgattatttatttctttctttttgacttttattacaagttttttttttgtgatagttGATAATATGTTGCTGTTATATATGATGATCTTTTGTGACTTATCAAAATTCATACTAATTATAGAAACGGTTGATAAAAAACTAGTCAAAGAATTTGCCAAGTACAAGATATGAcacctccatctacaaaaggaaagagaCCAAAGCACATACCtacaggaaaattagttaaactcctcaatgaaaagaggaagagctttagactaaatttggaaatggataaggttgttgaagagagataTACTAAGGATGTGTCTCCAAAGGAAAATACACGACGTAGAATGATTGTAAGAGATGActcttttgatgaagaagtaccCATCTCCCCTGTGACAAGGAGATCTCTTAGAAATCTATTTGAGGTTGAACAAGCAATAGACTCTCATGAAAAAAATAGTGAGACCACCTACTAATAGTCCTTCAAAGAAAATGATAAAAACAAAACCAATACTTGAAACTCATACAAATGACCATGCCATCTCACCAACAGCAACAAGAAAATCACAGTGCCTACAAATCCCAGAAAACCTAAATGAAATAATTGTTGAAAACTTGCCAGATGAATAAGAACTACCTGAAGAAGTTATTGCACCTATTACCCAAAAGAGAACTATAGGCCCTAGTAAAATGAAGTCTATTGCAATAGACAGTGATGGTCGTTTGGAAGTTAAGTTTAACTCAAAGGGACAACAAATAGGTGCAACATCAATATCTTTGTCTTCATTTTTGGGTGCACTTGTTAGAGAAATTGTACCAGTAACGATAAAAGATTGGAGGAAGATTCCTCTAGGAATGAAAGAGGTATTATGGAAATCTATTCAGGTATATATTTTaatcattataaatatattatttcaatttatgaACATGAAATTTGTTGAAATTCATTTACATTAATACTAACCTATTATTATTTTTACTAGGCAAGATATAAGGTTGACAAAGATTGGCAAAATAGctatatattcaaaagtatggcAGATCTTTGGAGAGCTTCAAAATCAAGGCTAGTTACTAAAATAACAAAGGCACCAAATGAAAAAGCAAGATTGAAACTAAAGCCTGATAATATTAAATCCATGAATGAGTGGAAAAGTTTTGTTAAGGAAAAAAATAGTGCTGAGTTTAAGGTATTTTATTCTCAACATCTTATaaccaaatatatttatgattgaAATTTATAGTTTAATGTCTCTATTAACTTTATATTCTTAGGCTACAAGTGAGAAATACAGACAAAGCAACTACCCCACACTTGTAGTCGTAAAGGTTATGCAAGATTGATTGATGAATTGGTAAAGCCAAACATATTTACAGTTGTTTTATTATAGAatttggtttagatatttttttaacttattttcttatttttatagATGAACCATAGTGAAACCAAAACATCGCCTTGTAGAGTTGATGTTTGGACCAAagcacataagaagaaaaatggcgaaccagtaaattcagaagtggctgaaacttttgtatacaccttgccctttcaaaatcatgtgactttagttttaacttactcatttgtttgaatacatatattgatactatttatttttgaaggatttagttgaagaatataagaaagatcctgctatgtcttcaactacaagtgttaatgaagacatcctcacaaaagtccttggtcttgaaaaaaatacatacatgagAGCTTTTGGAAGAGGAGTTACTCGGTCAAAGTTGCAAATTGTGTCAAAAAGAGATGACCATCTGATGATGATAGAAGGTCAATGCAAAGATTTGAAAGacaaaatgcaacacatggagcaactcattgtttctttaatgaaaaatcaagtaagtattttgatgctgaaactatattttcatgtggctgaattgcaataataactaagactcatgtttaattttttggttagtctttacttttgtatttttttaattttgatgttgaattcatgtctttctatcttacttgtaaatagaatacatctactcagagtgaggagcaatcaaatgccaatgttcaatcaaattcttatattcattccactcaggtaattatgatactaattatatgaaaatgataaaatctaaaacatataatattcaatataaaatcatttagtgctgctgaatttgttttattgatatattgttagagtgtcaagaaccacacatttggctccaaatgcaaaatattagattggattggatctggagaaattattgcagaaggttattttatttcaagtgacccaaaggatgaggttcaccatgttcctcttgggcctagtgctatgaaagtggggatagatcttgtgagaaagaatgatgcatttctgtggaggtCTTTAAcagttatgtctactatagaagatgctatAGGTAGTATAATTTCATGGCCAactgataaagttataattaggtaattaactttttttatgtactcttttagtttactataactttaagttgaagcattaattatttaaattttgttgtagctaagcaaatggactcactgttagaatattttatatggactaacatAATTAAGTGTTGCTCACACAATATCGGTATTAGCATGTAATGATAACTACATAATCGGTAATGCATGATATTACCATcgggccataatgggatggacataacgtactaacatgctcggggcccatggacacgctctaaaacgtctttggtcagcccattgggccaagacaACTAATTCTCTCACATTGGGCATGTAAGCCCAATTGGCCCATAATTCCTTATATAAAGGGTTGCGCTCTTGATTGATGATTAAGGTGGAATGAGTGTGGCTATGGTTTAGAGAGAATGATAGAGTAGTGCTCATTACTCCCAAGCTCTCATTTTCTCTATATGTGTAGATCAAAGAAGTGTaatcaacatgattattagagatCAATGCGATAATTGAAGGtacgtatattattatattaatgccctaaataaaatgtTTGATTATGGAAATTCATGAGCATGATTTAAAGGTAATGACATTAACTCGTACTTTCAACAAAtcggttaaatatatagaagattttagccggtattatatccagaaaatactaattaaaatacttaattaattttttttgaagaaaataactcttaattttccttttatttttcttaaggttttaatatctaaaaccgttttaagaaaatagcttaatttatcttaattaggaaaaccattaaaaatttcccatcttgactggTTGATTTTCcgaaatcaattaatcaagtttacttactagaagaataatttacttaattattttatcaaaatatagggttttaaaccttcttttaatttattaacttataaatacattaaattttttatttttaaaaagaataaaaaaattctttaataaaaataattcacactaaactcaaagtggtattttaggtcaaaatatgttttcaagacttaccaagtatttatcttgcaataagcaaactttcactttttaccttaagttccaaaatctcatttttatactaagtgtgaaaactatattttttacatttttaactacatacattattagttcataacttgaaatttactaacccaattgttaccaaaatttcccaattcgatttttggtatgccatttaggtctttgtaaaatcttaggtcaaaaagagcattttttattggtgaaattattttccaacaatgaggtaaaaatgaccttattttcaagttcttattttttttccaaactttgacacttaataactttcaagctgttcaatattttcttaccaaattttacagtagaatactaggttatgccaataatatgtccaccaaagtttagaaaaaactgggttcgttTGCCCTATATAATGACTGTCCAAATTTGGTcccaaaattaagaatacgaaaaaaaaacagtttttttacctaaacattgaaatagcataactcactcatttttaaatatttttgagtgtttcaaaagctcaattttatgtactcaatctcaaaaacatcacagtataattaaattttataaaatcaatatactgtggatgcttgaccccttggaagtcacaactcaaaacatgtattttgttttagggtttccaacAAAACCCTTGTGGGTTTTGGtccatattttaaaaaatcagcacacaagcatcataaaaattataaaacatctatcataaccttattacatcaccaataagaaactttaagcattaaatatacaaaataatacttaaaaataaaagccatacaataacaaccataaaaaataaactttttacctcttgttgttcttgcttaaggtttggatcttcctattagctttggctccttcaagaCCCTTtccaaaccttaaccaactccccccaacaacataaataattagctaatgaacaatctatggttaaaactttagaaaagtctagtttattgaaactttaccttagggaaaaaccCTTCATAGACTAAAGCTTAATGCTTCCaaccttagtgttcttgaggttgaagatggagagaaaacttgagagagttttcaaaaaaaaaaaaaaaaaaagatgagagtgttTGTGAGAGTATAGGGTcgtttttttttggggggggggggggggtgggttagaagagtttatacaactctaaaaaatatcctaaaacactcaagtgttttactacccacttgACTATTTACCCTAAATTTAAAATGGGATTAAACTCAATAAATTTGGTCCACCAAATTAAACTatatcacatggccggccaccccttTTGTTATATAtgtaatcatatatatatttatatataaaggataataaatatttcctaagaagaaaaaatccaatttgacttcctataacatttttcacccttattaagttttaaacacaaaacttaacacataatacacatttaatttaattaattacaataaaatttaacctaaaatccatttatggaataaaattcctcaaTTCGGCAAAATTAAGCATTGAACACAAAATGTCTTAAAATTTCTATTTTCACTTAAGTTTATTATTTtgtaccaaactttaatttttatgaatgtattttatgcccaaaatatatttgtcatagtttttcattttattttccgagatttttacccaatcatggtttttgtgtcggtccaagaccgaaagtcttatcttgacttttaaacacaaaattcataatttggctagcaataactcatggaaataaattccaaacaaaatataatattatttaaaataatattcttaacttggggaaaacaatcccgactcgagtcgtttcaaggtacccgaaaacgtaggacgttacatatggtaccaaaaactaggttcaaacatgttgctttccactcgcataaaaaaaattagtcacgcgtgcaacaacatgtttgaacttagttttcggtactgtaaactatttgtaattttctgaaaatttgcaggatgctctaaatagctacaatatacacggtcataaaaaaatcgtgtcgaaaactgttcacgggtttgaacactgagagccccaccagtaggacttaaagtgaagcccctatagaagaattcccctaaatgtatataccatgatataTAACAATTAAATTGTATGAGAAAACCTCTAGCAACGAATGATATTTTCTCATGCACTTTAATAACAAAAAACTAGTATAGAGTTTCTTCACCATAATAGAGGGCAAAATCCCATGCCCTAATAAAGAGTTTCCTCACTATTTGTCTTCCAAATTATGGTTTTCACAAGCTAAGGTAGAAAGGTAAATTTATAGCTATTGGTAGGATATACACATTTTGTATCTCAATACATGAGAGTGTATATGCTTATGTGAGAACTCAAAAGATGAACTTACAAAGCTTATTTTTGCTTTGTGCTATGCGTGTAGGGTTTGGGGGAAGATAGATAACCCTACCTGTTTCTCCTACTATTAGGTTTGGGGGCCTATCATAGTCTATTTTTCCATATTGCTAGCAATCCACTACCATGTAGTTTTAAAATCTCTctctctgaaaaaaaaaaaaaaatcttcacaAAAAAATTAAAGTCTCTAAATTTCCTGAAACCCAATCCCACTATAACTCTCGGGCTTGCAAAAGAGTCCCAAGGTGTAAAAGCTAGAAATATTGTTTTCTCCAAACTACAATCCATTAAAAAACTTCCCAATGGCCTTGTCAAGAGGATCATACCTAGAGGTAGGAATCAAATAGGTGGGCATGTTATAGATCATATAATAAATAGCATAAGAAATAAGGATGTCCTTCGCTCGAGAAAGGAGCTTGTTCCATTAAACTTCTATCTTAATAATACATTGACCAAAAGGAATTTGAAATTCTGCTTAATATCCTTGAAAAGAATAAACAGTTTCAAAGAAACACTTCAGACCctgtaataaaattaaattgaagtCTTTGTTGTatcaaattaataataatttaagAGTTATCAAACAAAAATGTGATTGGTGACCTTATATTAATTTGTTGATTATATTAGAGCAGTATTCGTTTTGTGCAGACaattcataaacaccataatCTGATCAGGTTAGGCCTCACAAAAGATCATGGTATCATTGGCATACACGAGGTGCAAAATTCTTAGATAGTTACGAGTTAAGGTCTTGTTTGGTTGGAggaaataaaaatagaataaatatattttcatttatttttaatatttggttaaaaattaaaatttggaGTGACTGTTCTGTCCACCAAAAACAAATGGAACATTCCAATGCGcaatgatttttttaataatttttttattcatattaaattttattatattatatttcatTCCTATTCATATTCACATTTTTATTCTTAATATTCTACTTTCATTACTTCCAACCGAGTGTACTATAAAAAAACCTCAACAACTAGGGGTATTCATGAAACCGTccacaccacaccacaccacaccaAAATATGTGATAGAATAGATTTATGTTACTTTTTAGGcttagttttttttaagtttatatatatatttagttctttttatgtgtggttgttaTATTTTTAAGATTGTTATATGTTACACATATATTTGataaatatttcaaatttatttaaaatattatcttcaatcaagaggaaaaaatggaagatatttatttgaattgattgaaGAAGATTAAGGAGAATTCAAACTTACTTTGTTGGAAAAAAATCTTCTATATTTTGAATCTGAGACTATTTCGGTACTTTGAATATATATGACTTACAAGTGTTCTTGGTAACGTTGGAAAGATTATTCAATCTCCTACAAAATCATGTCTAATAAGCAAAGTCAAATTTGGATGTTTACCGAGTGATATTTGAGTTACAAAATGACACATTGTAcgagatttgaaattcaaatgaatATATTTTGGAGCATCGTCAAATGACAAGTGAAAACATCTAGAAAATTCTTTTCACAACCTTATTACTGTAAAAAGAATGCTTTAGATTATTTTAGAgtactttttctattcttttctctGGGTTATAATATATTGTTTATGGTTTCttttatgattatgaactaaattcttattCCAGGGTTATGATGTAGTCAAACATGAATCTTTAATGTTATTTATCTTAGTTTTATATTTTCTTCTTCGTATTTATGTTCGAATTCTCTAATTTGTGTTTAAAGCTTGTGATTGTCTGATCACTATttaaaagatttataattttgatTCAAGATCTAAGAAATGAGAATTAAATATGCTATAATTAGGAATCATAGATTCTTATAAGATAAGAATATTTGTGAAGTGGGAAGTTTTTGTACTTAATGACTCCTAATATGATGAAATTGTCACATGGATGTTATTCACTTATTAGGTTGACTTTCTATACCTTGAGAAAGAATAGAAAATGCATTAGAAAACCAGTATTAACATGTGAAGAAGAAGTTGTAAAACAAGACTTGATACATTAAAGAGGATCGTTATGATGAAGTTAGAAACTCTAGGATTTTAATCATATAACtttttccttaattatttttgtttgtttatttctttagttgctttaatttaattttctaaatcaaatattttttaattaaatagaaTTCAAACTAAGAAAGTtggtaattaataaataatcatCGTGGGAACGATACACTATTTGTCACTCTATTACTTGTTTACAATTACGTGCCCTTCCATACATATTTTCCACAACAATATGCGGTTTAGAATTCTTCGCGGTGCGATTGCAGATTAAATTTTTCAAACCATACGATGTGGTGCGGTTTGGAATTTCATAAATGTAGTTCAAACTGCACTACACTGttaaaaaaataccattttttttatatactttttacttttatcatataatattattgttaaGCTGTTATTTCCATGGCGTTGAGTGAGTGACGTACAAATGCACACTTGTCTGTTTGTAAAAAGAAAATAGGTGAGGATAAAAAAGAAAACATTGCCAATTTTGTAATATCACAtagtattttaaaataaaactaaatagcggctaaaatatcaaatattttcaaaatattgtacttttatactcaattttttttggCAGTATATATATcctatattttcaaaatattgcacttttataTCTAATCTTTTTATACATGGTAAAGATAGATCACCTCTGTATTAAGACATTATGTATATTTActacaaaaaaagaaaaatattaggtataaaagtgcaacattctGAAAACATTAAGGATAattaacacacacacacaagattTGACATAAAAGTACAATATTTTGAAAACATTGAGTATATTCACCACAAAAAAATTAGGTATACAAGTGCAATATTTATACAATATTAAGTATTTTAACCCACATTTACTTTAAAATAAAATACTACTGAATTATTTCCAATTGGCTTgaaatttaatatttttgtttattagttAGTGACAAACCAAGAAAAAGAAGGGATACATTTAGGCATATATATGATTGAGGAATGCTCTTCCGAaaataaaatcacacatatatatatatatatatatatataattgtgaaaGAAGATATTAAGATAAACAATAAACAATAATTCTAATAAAAAATAGgaaaagaaatggtgaaggatctatatataacataatttatattataatatttaattattaaattatttggtAATAAATATAAATCGTCCACGCTGCACCACATTTTTGTAAGATGATTTGTGTGGTTTTGATGTTTATGTAGTGCGAGTATGATTTAGAAAATTACTCAAACCCGCATGTGTAGTGCAGTCTAATAAACTACATTTCCCACACTGCAAACACACCCTACTTGCAACTTCCTGTCTCAAAATGAGTTTGGATAGGACTTCACTACACAAAATGAGAATATGTGGTGAGAGAGGATTCCTTTGTTGAATATCTCTAGCTAAGGTTGTATCTTTTAGGGGTCCCCTGTCATATGCTATATGCTTTAGACATATAAGCCTTGATACCCACATAGTCTGTCTTAACCAACTCCCTTCTTAAAATCATACATCACTTCACTTGCGAGAATTGGATCATGTGCAATCCATGGACCACGAACAAGAGCATATTGAAACAAGAATACGAGAGACGACATAAACTTCTTCAATTAGTAAGAATTTTGGCCACTacattataataagtaaatatatAAGTTAAAATCTATGTCTCTATTTACTCTCTTTTAAAGTTTTCATTATGTCTATGTCTAACTAATAAAGAAATCATAATAATTTATTGAAAATACTactaatttattatatataattaatattggTTTTTACATCATTTTATACattgagttttaattaaatattagatATAACCTAATGTTTAAAAAATTCCACAATAAATCTATGATTGTCAATTTGAGCATTACTGTCAAAACAGATTTTTATGAAATTCCTAAAATACTTTTTAGTTGAATTATAAGTAATGATattatgcattttttttatagaatgatatagtatttaaatttaaaattttagttttgagtcttttttaaaatttttaaataataataattaatataatgtAAATGAGAGTATTTTAGaaatttcattaaaatcatatCAGTAAGTTAATTAGAACGAAGTCAAATGTTATCTCCATTTGACGATCACAAAGAATGCTATAAACTTTTAAAAGCACAAGTAATATTTAGTACGTAGCTAGAAATCCTTAAGACAAATTAAGATTAACCCTTAATATTTGAAatgaaatattaattattttaattagtaACACAAAAAAGACAAGACAAATAAAGAGAACTGTTTAATATTCCATGAAAACATGAAAATCTGTCTTGGGGATTTAGATTAAGACCAAACAAATCCCAATAATAGCCTTCAACACCTTAATGGGCGAAAATCTAATAATTTGCCAATATTTTAAGCAGCATTTATAATAAAGTTGGGGCGGATCCTCCAATCCATACATGATTAGAATTTAGAAGtataataataaaatcaaataatttGCCAATATTTTTGATCTATTTATTGAAATGTAATTAAAACAACAATAAAAGATAAGACATAGTGGTCAAAAGAGTAATAGAGGAAAATGACCGAAGACAGGACATCATCATAATCTCCAAAGCAGTCATTTTTAAATCAGAACTTAAAATAATTTTCATCcaaaaaaaagaaaatgaaaagttGAATTGCTTttgattgaaaaagaaaaaagagcagAAGAAGCCTTGATTGCCGTCATCCCCACTCCTCTCCCCCAAATCCATAATTCTCGTCAATTTTGATGATTTTTTCTTAACTGAATATTCCATTAACGAACCCAATAAagcttccatttttttttaacgAAGAATACAGTCACtttcccatttccatttttcATAGTTATGTCTGGTCTTTTTTTGGCAACCCAACAGATTTGAGCTAGGGttttgggttttgttttgattGGGGGATAGCTtttttttattctgaattgttcGCTTTTCGGATTCTTCTTGGGGTTTGGTTTGGATTCAGATTGGATTGTCTTAGCTTGAGCTTGGGAAGATGATGAGGTTGTGATTTTCGGGACCGGAGTTGGGGTTGAGGGTGGGGATTTGATACAATGCGGTTATTTTCTTCGAGCTCAGGTTCGAGCTCGACCAACGGTAAAGCTAATCGAGCTTTGTTGTACCTCAATATATATGATCTAACGCCTGTAAATAACTACCTTTACTGGTTTGGGCTCGGGATCTACCATTCGGGCATCGAAGGTATGCAAGTTCTCATCTCAATGTgacttttttattttgttttcgtTTTTCAATTTATATTATTAGTAAAATGGTAAATTGCTTATTACGACTGATATTAACTATATTGAAAGCTTAAGCGTGCTTGAGATGTCTAACCAGAGATCGTATACTAGTTGTTTTGGTAAAACTGTGTATAAACTTTACGTGAGAGTTCTATTACATGTCTATGTCAGTATCAGACAAATTTCTTGATTGTCTTTCTTATATTGCTGTCAAGATCTAAGAAATTATAATAACTGATTGTATTTTTAGATCATTAATAGTTGATAAGATGATGGCTGTAGATTTGAATTGATGTTCTTATCTTGGGGCATGTATGTGTGGGCTTGGGTTGTATATAGCGTATGCTATGTTTTCTTTGGTTTTAGTAATTGGACGAAGTTGAACTATGGGTTTATTTTCTGTGAGTTAATAGGTTTTGGTGTTTAGTGGTTCTAGCCTCTGTAGTTTTAGGTTTGAGTTTTTAAAGTTTTCACATTTGAAATCCAACGCATTGATTCAGGTGTTTCCATATGGCTTGAACTTGGTGAGTCATTAATTTCTTTTGTCTAGTAAACTCCCGCGTGACCTTCTTTGCTATGGAAGTCAGTGACTCAGTAAGCTTTGTGGATGTTAGACCCAATAATCGTACAAACCAATACATGTCAATGACTTTTCTTCAGTTGACACTTGTACTTCAATCAGGGTTGAATATATTATGGAGATTTGAGTATGGATAATTCTACTGTGCATTTATTGtaaggagaaaaaaaaaggataggTGATGAATTCATTTTAGAGTTTGTTTTATAGTGGAAACTTTGATGGGCATTCTTATAGGTGGGgatatacaaagtacctccaatTGTGTAGGTGTTTCTGGAGTAAAATGTTAAAACATCGGGAAATAAACTTATGTTTGATCTCCTGTTCCTCATTAGGGTTTTCTGCAGGACATGGATTAGTTCACAAGCATAAAGCTAAAAGTTTGAGCGGTCAAAGACTTTAGAACAAAGGTGGGGAATATATCGAATACAATAACTTTAAAACTTGTAACCAGATAGATCCATGAGTCTCTGATTTTAGTTTAGATCATTAAGTGTTGCTTCTTTTTTATATGATTTAGGAAAAGCTTTCATATGTATTACATGCCTCGGTAGTATTAAAT from Humulus lupulus chromosome 5, drHumLupu1.1, whole genome shotgun sequence encodes the following:
- the LOC133778105 gene encoding uncharacterized protein LOC133778105 isoform X2, giving the protein MNHSETKTSPCRVDVWTKAHKKKNGEPVNSEVAETFDLVEEYKKDPAMSSTTSVNEDILTKVLGLEKNTYMRAFGRGVTRSKLQIVSKRDDHLMMIEGQCKDLKDKMQHMEQLIVSLMKNQNTSTQSEEQSNANVQSNSYIHSTQIKEV
- the LOC133778105 gene encoding uncharacterized protein LOC133778105 isoform X1 — encoded protein: MNHSETKTSPCRVDVWTKAHKKKNGEPVNSEVAETFDLVEEYKKDPAMSSTTSVNEDILTKVLGLEKNTYMRAFGRGVTRSKLQIVSKRDDHLMMIEGQCKDLKDKMQHMEQLIVSLMKNQNTSTQSEEQSNANVQSNSYIHSTQSVKNHTFGSKCKILDWIGSGEIIAEGYFISSDPKDEVHHVPLGPSAMKVGIDLVRKNDAFLWRSLTVMSTIEDAIGSIISWPTDKVIIR